A window of the Capricornis sumatraensis isolate serow.1 chromosome 9, serow.2, whole genome shotgun sequence genome harbors these coding sequences:
- the LOC138085716 gene encoding zinc finger protein 354A isoform X1, with translation MLENYSNLVSLGWKNSYKTTKSTQTQGHSFQELIMKRSKRSGPWDFKSEKPCRYEGRLEKKQEKKESVQIVSVTHKKILTIERKHKNTQFGQNLSPKSVFFRTQVIPREKAPPKCEIQGNSFKQNFSLFNQQKTNTAGKRYKCSMCEKTFINTSSLRKHEKNHSGEKLFKCKDCSKAFNQSSALIQHQITHTGEKPYICKECGKAFTLSTSLYKHLRTHTVEKSYRCKECGKSFSRRSGLFIHQKIHAGENPYKYNPGRKASSCSTSLPGCQRIHSRKKSYLCNECGNTFKSSSSLRYHQRIHTGEKPFKCSECGRAFSQSASLIQHERIHTGEKPYRCNECGKGFTSISRLNRHRIIHTGEKFYNCNECGKALSSHSTLIIHERIHTGEKPCKCKVCGKAFRQSSALIQHQRMHTGERPYKCNECGKTFRCNSSLSNHQRIHTGEKPYRCEECGISFGQSSALIQHRRIHTGEKPFKCNTCGKTFRQSSSRIAHQRIHTGEKPYECNTCGKLFNHRSSLTNHYKIHIEENP, from the coding sequence gaTGGAAGAACAGTTATAAAACCACAAAGTCAACTCAAACACAAGGTCATTCATTTCAGGAACTGATAATGAAAAGATCCAAAAGGAGTGGACCCTGGGACTTCAAATCAGAAAAACCCTGCAGATATGAAGGCAGATtagagaaaaagcaggagaaaaaagaaagtgtacAGATAGTTTCAGTCACTCACAAGAAAATCCTCACTATagagagaaaacataaaaatactcAATTTGGGCAAAACTTGAGCCCAAAGTCAGTCTTTTTTAGGACACAGGTGATCCCAAGAGAAAAAGCCCCACCAAAATGTGAAATACAAGGAAACAGCTTCAAAcaaaatttcagtttatttaatCAACAAAAAACCAACACAGCTGGGAAACGTTATAAATGTAGTATGTGTGAGAAAACTTTCATAAATACTTCATCCCTTCGTAAACATGAGAAAAACCACAGTGGagagaaattatttaaatgtaaagaCTGTTCAAAAGCCTTTAATCAAAGTTCAGCACTTATTCAACATCAAATaactcatactggagagaaaccctatatatgtaaagaatgtgggaaagccttcactCTCAGTACATCCCTTTATAAACACTTAAGAACACATACTGTGGAGAAATCCTATAGGTGTAAAGAATGTGGTAAATCCTTCAGCAGAAGGTCAGGCCTTTTTATACATCAAAAAATCCATGCTGGAGAAAACCCCTATAAATATAATCCAGGTAGGAAAGCATCTAGTTGCAGTACATCCCTTCCTGGATGTCAGAGAATTCATTCCAGAAAAAAGTCCTACTTATGTAATGAATGTGGTAATACCTTTAAGTCTAGTTCATCCCTTCGTtatcatcagagaattcacacaggagagaaacctttTAAATGTAGTGAGTGTGGGAGAGCCTTCAGTCAGAGCGCATCTCTTATTCAACATGAaagaattcacactggagaaaagccttacagatgtaatgaatgtggaaaaGGCTTCACTTCTATTTCACGACTTAATAGACACCGAAtaattcatactggtgagaagTTTTATAATTGTAATGAATGTGGTAAAGCCTTAAGTTCCCACTCAACACTTATTATTCATgaaagaattcatactggagagaaaccatgtaAATGTAAAgtgtgtgggaaagccttcagacAAAGTTCAGCTCTCATTCAACATCAGAGAATGCACACTGGAGAAAGACCCTATAAATGCAACGAGTGTGGAAAAACATTCAGATGTAACTCATCCCTTAGTaatcatcagagaattcacactggagagaaaccatatcgATGTGAAGAATGTGGGATATCTTTTGGCCAAAGTTCAGCTCTTATTCAGCATCGGCGGAttcatacaggagagaaaccctTCAAATGTAATACATGTGGGAAAACTTTTAGACAAAGCTCATCACGTATTgcccatcagagaattcatactggagagaaaccctatgaatgtaataCATGCGGGAAACTTTTCAATCACAGGTCATCTCTTACTAATCATTATAAAATTCATATTGAAGAGAACCCCTAG